The following are encoded together in the Acidaminococcales bacterium genome:
- a CDS encoding ATP-binding protein, whose product MSEPFMDLSFELLAGDFERAGEASSKIKKTLQQIGVSADIVRRVAIGTYEGEMNVIIHSYGGTAKAHIYPEYTVIVLEDAGPGIADIELAVQEGYSTAPDYVRDLGFGAGMGLPNMKSCSDCFEIASKSGAGTKITMRFAHKKA is encoded by the coding sequence TTATGGATTTGAGCTTTGAACTTTTGGCCGGCGACTTTGAGCGCGCCGGCGAGGCTTCCAGCAAAATCAAGAAAACCTTGCAGCAGATAGGGGTGTCCGCCGACATTGTGCGCCGCGTGGCGATCGGGACCTATGAAGGCGAAATGAACGTCATCATCCATTCTTACGGCGGGACGGCGAAGGCGCACATTTATCCTGAATATACCGTCATTGTCCTCGAAGATGCCGGGCCGGGGATCGCCGATATAGAGCTGGCGGTGCAGGAGGGTTATTCCACCGCGCCGGATTATGTGCGCGACTTGGGGTTCGGCGCGGGCATGGGGCTGCCCAACATGAAAAGCTGTTCCGATTGCTTTGAGATAGCGTCAAAGTCCGGCGCGGGCACGAAGATAACAATGCGTTTCGCGCATAAAAAAGCCTGA